One Hermetia illucens chromosome 4, iHerIll2.2.curated.20191125, whole genome shotgun sequence DNA segment encodes these proteins:
- the LOC119654956 gene encoding uncharacterized protein LOC119654956, whose product MAFKICILAALVAATSAKYNPMPHGSYSNGYMDSTGAHSTPAEKSFPNYQMDNVNMYSHNLGGTYQHYMPMPGRMSAERDVYPGYSKYSSNPHMMSMMPSGLNVRYTSTPTTSVQQGGQPYVEMGDHQNALVSPSYPNFYSNGAEMPYNHQYRMRMSGAAQGYAGYAHSSMMKGEASVRPIMSSYQGSDGGHMMMMNGGHYSHQMPSSYVSFNGGSGANYRW is encoded by the exons ATGGCTTTCAAG ATATGCATTTTGGCAGCACTCGTTGCCGCAACGTCTGCCAAATACAACCCCATGCCTCATGGTTCATACTCCAATGGATATATGGATTCAACAGGGGCGCATTCCACTCCGGCGGAAAAGTCCTTTCCCAATTACCAAATGGATAACGTAAATATGTACTCGCATAATTTAGGAGGAACATATCAGCATTACATGCCAATGCCAGGAAGAATGTCTGCTGAACGAGACGTCTACCCCGGATACAGCAAATATTCTTCAAATCCTCACATGATGTCCATGATGCCGAGCGGGTTGAATGTTCGTTACACTTCGACACCAACAACAAGTGTACAACAAGGCGGTCAACCTTACGTTGAAATGGGCGACCATCAGAATGCGTTGGTCTCCCCATCCTACCCCAATTTCTACAGTAATGGAGCTGAAATGCCATACAATCATCAGTACCGGATGAGAATGTCGGGAGCGGCTCAAGGATATGCAGGATATGCACATTCATCGATGATGAAAGGAGAAGCCTCTGTCAGACCTATCATGTCAAGCTATCAGGGATCTGACGGAggacatatgatgatgatgaacggcGGTCATTACTCGCATCAGATGCCTTCGTCTTATGTTTCATTCAACGGAGGAAGTGGGGCCAATTACCGGTGGTAG